A single genomic interval of Desulfovibrio intestinalis harbors:
- the nadB gene encoding L-aspartate oxidase encodes MNVSRRHVPVLIIGSGIAGCTAALTLADAGYEVLIINAGTQLADGNSELAQGGIIYRADPDANGDINGSGKHEAGPNDDAQALEKDIFVAGHNYNYGKAVRFLCDQGPTCVDNVLIERAKVPFDRNEDGSFNLTREGGHSAPRILHCRDYSGRAMMDGLTAQVLAHPRITRLHRRAAIDLLTSHHHAKGSQLRYEVDNRCLGAYVLNEESGEPETILADWTVLATGGVGQVFLHSTNAQGCVGTGVSMAFRAGVSLANLEFMQFHPTALYEERSTRRSLITEAMRGEGARLLNHKGQAFMKDYDPRADLAPRDVVSQAMMDEMLHNGAPCLFLDVSGVQQDLPTRFPTVFQKCLEAGIDIRREPIPVVPAAHYFCGGVLTDVHGRTSMRGLYAIGECACTGLHGANRLASTSLLEALVWGVSCGKDLAHRLNAEDGLPQNLIASIPDWLHEGDERRDDPALVAQDWTNIRNTMWNYVGISRTDARLRRAFEDMRDLVRHIHDFYKHTRISRRLVDLFHGSQTAYVITQAAMRNRTSLGCHHRVD; translated from the coding sequence GTGAATGTCAGTCGCCGTCATGTGCCCGTATTGATTATCGGTTCGGGCATTGCCGGATGCACCGCCGCCCTGACCCTGGCCGACGCCGGTTATGAAGTGCTTATTATCAATGCCGGAACCCAGTTGGCTGACGGCAACTCCGAACTGGCGCAAGGGGGCATCATCTACCGTGCCGATCCTGACGCCAACGGAGATATCAATGGCTCCGGCAAGCACGAGGCCGGGCCGAATGATGATGCTCAGGCCCTTGAAAAGGATATATTTGTAGCAGGCCATAACTATAACTATGGCAAGGCTGTGCGTTTTCTATGCGATCAGGGGCCAACGTGCGTTGACAATGTGCTCATAGAGCGCGCCAAGGTGCCCTTTGACCGTAATGAGGACGGCAGTTTTAACCTGACCCGTGAAGGCGGGCACTCTGCCCCGCGCATCCTGCATTGCCGTGATTATTCGGGGCGTGCTATGATGGACGGCCTGACGGCTCAGGTTCTGGCCCACCCACGCATCACGCGCCTGCATCGGCGCGCCGCCATTGACCTCCTTACCAGCCATCACCACGCCAAGGGTTCGCAACTCCGCTACGAAGTGGACAACCGCTGCCTCGGCGCATATGTGCTCAACGAAGAAAGCGGCGAACCTGAAACGATTCTGGCCGACTGGACAGTGCTGGCTACCGGCGGCGTAGGGCAGGTGTTCCTGCATTCCACCAATGCGCAGGGCTGCGTGGGCACGGGCGTGTCTATGGCCTTTCGCGCTGGCGTATCCCTGGCCAACCTGGAATTCATGCAGTTTCACCCCACTGCCCTGTATGAGGAACGCAGCACCCGCCGCTCCCTCATTACCGAAGCTATGCGAGGTGAAGGCGCGCGCCTGCTCAACCACAAGGGGCAGGCATTCATGAAAGACTACGATCCGCGCGCCGACCTGGCCCCGAGAGACGTTGTTTCACAGGCCATGATGGACGAAATGCTGCACAATGGCGCGCCCTGCCTTTTCCTGGATGTGAGCGGCGTGCAACAGGATTTGCCCACGCGCTTTCCCACTGTTTTCCAGAAATGCCTTGAAGCTGGCATCGATATACGCCGGGAGCCCATACCTGTTGTGCCTGCCGCGCATTACTTTTGCGGCGGCGTTCTCACCGACGTACACGGGCGCACGTCCATGCGCGGGCTTTATGCCATTGGTGAATGCGCCTGCACGGGCCTGCACGGAGCCAACCGCCTTGCCAGCACGTCCCTGCTTGAGGCCCTGGTGTGGGGCGTCAGCTGCGGCAAGGATCTTGCCCACCGCCTCAATGCCGAAGACGGCCTGCCCCAGAATCTCATCGCCTCCATCCCTGACTGGCTGCATGAAGGCGACGAACGCCGTGACGACCCGGCCCTGGTTGCCCAGGATTGGACCAATATCCGCAACACCATGTGGAACTACGTGGGCATCTCACGCACTGATGCCCGCCTGCGCAGAGCCTTTGAAGACATGCGCGACCTCGTGCGGCATATTCACGATTTTTACAAGCACACACGCATTTCGCGGCGTCTGGTGGACCTTTTCCACGGTTCGCAAACCGCCTATGTCATTACCCAGGCAGCCATGCGTAACCGCACCAGCCTGGGCTGCCACCACAGGGTGGATTGA